The stretch of DNA GGCGTGGGCCGTCCGACCGAATGGCCGAAGAACGCCAGGAAGCGCCGCGCGAGAATGATGAGATCTTCCGGCCGCTCGCGCAATGCGGGAACGTGAATCTCGATCACGTTCAGACGAAATAGCAGGTCCTCGCGAAAATGGCCGGATTTCACATCGACTTCGAGATCGCGATTGGTCGCGGCGACCACCCGCACGTCGGCCTTGCGCGTGCGCGTCTCGCCGAGCCGCTCGAACTGCTTTTCCTGCAAGAATCGCAGCAGCTTAGCTTGCAGACCGGGAGTGATTTCGGCGATTTCGTCGAGAAAGAGCGTGCCACCTTCGGCCGCCTCGACGCGCCCCGGCTGATCGCGCACGGCGCCGGTAAACGCCCCTTTCGCATGACCGAAGAGTTCGCTGGTCAGCAGGTTCTCGGAAAGCGTAGGACAGTTGACAACGACGAACGGCTTCGTGCGGCGCCGGCTTTGAGCGTGCAGGGTGCGGGCCAGCACTCCCTTGCCCGTGCCGCTTTCACCGCGCAGCAGCACGGCCACTTCCGAATCGGCAGCCCGGCCAAGCACGTCGAGCGCCGCCTGCATTTTCGGCGACCGCGTCTCGAGCACTGTCTCGGGCACGGCCAGCTTGAGCTGCTGGTCGAGTTCGGCCAGTCGGCCGAGCGTGGCCATTCGTTCGGTGAGCTTGGCGACGAGGTGGCGGATCTGATCGGGCGTGAAGGGCTTTGGGAGATAATCGGCGGCCCCGCGCTTGATCGCCTCGACGGCCGTGTCGAACGTCGCGTAGGCAGTGAGCACCACCGCGGCCAGGTTCGGATTTTCAGCTAACAGCTTGGGCAGCAGATCCAGCCCGCTCGATTCGCCGATCTTGAGATCGACGAAGGCCACGTCGAACGGCCGCTGAGTGACCGCCGCCAAGGCCATTTCAGCCGAGGCCGAGGCAACTACCTCGCAGCCGATGTCTTCCAGGCAAACGGCGAGCGTGCGACGGATGTTTTTTTCGTCGTCAACGACAAGCACCCGCAGGCCTCGCATCGAGGATGCGCCAAGTTGCTCGGGCCGGGGCATGAAATCCTCGTGCCTATGCCGGAATAGCAAGGCAATCTGAAGGACGATTCGTGTGACAGCCAACGCGGAGGGGCCATTATAGCAAAAAGGAGTCCGCGTGCTTCCACCGCCATGTCGAGACGCTGATGCCCAGGATGCTCGGCAGCTACGATGCGGCGGAGTGAGCCGGCAAAGAATGTGGTGACGCTCCTTCGAGTCGCGTCACGATAACTCGTAT from Pirellulales bacterium encodes:
- a CDS encoding sigma-54 dependent transcriptional regulator, coding for MPRPEQLGASSMRGLRVLVVDDEKNIRRTLAVCLEDIGCEVVASASAEMALAAVTQRPFDVAFVDLKIGESSGLDLLPKLLAENPNLAAVVLTAYATFDTAVEAIKRGAADYLPKPFTPDQIRHLVAKLTERMATLGRLAELDQQLKLAVPETVLETRSPKMQAALDVLGRAADSEVAVLLRGESGTGKGVLARTLHAQSRRRTKPFVVVNCPTLSENLLTSELFGHAKGAFTGAVRDQPGRVEAAEGGTLFLDEIAEITPGLQAKLLRFLQEKQFERLGETRTRKADVRVVAATNRDLEVDVKSGHFREDLLFRLNVIEIHVPALRERPEDLIILARRFLAFFGHSVGRPTPEMSKATEEVLLSYAWPGNVRELRNAMERAVILWPAQVVEPQALPERMHSRSGSSPQLGGDFSLEEIERQHVLSVLARSATLDDAARILGIDSSTLWRKRKKYEGPERSDA